The following are from one region of the Pleurodeles waltl isolate 20211129_DDA chromosome 4_1, aPleWal1.hap1.20221129, whole genome shotgun sequence genome:
- the LOC138287045 gene encoding olfactory receptor 8D1-like yields the protein MKGGNWTLVTEFILLGLSEDPELQYPLFALFFLTYFITVVCNLGIIILIWISPNLHTPMYFLLSNLSFVDLCYSSVITPKMLGIFLLKKTISLPGCVAQFFFFAYMVNAEVFLLMGLSYDRYVAICNPLRYTTIMTKQACTFIVVFISLISLLDPLTGTICILRMSFCSSNELTHFHCDVIPLLKLSCSDTSIIESLITYESSCIALVSIVPIIISYTCIISTIMRIRSSNGRWRTFSTCSSHAASVTLYFGTLALMYIRPNTTNSLDQGRVAAVFYTVVIPMVNPMIYSLRNKDVNDSLRKAMQKIPLRGKTL from the coding sequence ATGAAGGGTGGTAACTGGACCCTGGTGACAGAATTCATCCTCCTTGGACTTAGTGAAGACCCAGAGCTGCAGTACCCCTTGTTTGCGCTATTCTTTCTTACCTACTTCATCACAGTGGTGTGCAATCTCGGTATAATTATACTGATCTGGATTTCTCCTAACCTTCACACACCCATGTACTTTCTGCTGAGTAACTTGTCCTTTGTAGACCTCTGTTACTCCTCCGTTATCACACCCAAAATGTTGGGCATATTTTTGTTGAAGAAAACTATTTCACTTCCAGGATGTGTGGCACAGTTTTTCTTCTTTGCATATATGGTAAATGCAGAGGTTTTTCTTCTGATGGGACTTTCATACGATCGATATGTGGCTATATGTAATCCATTGCGTTACACTACTATTATGACCAAGCAAGCTTGCACATTCATTGTAGTATTTATTAGTTTAATATCCTTGCTAGACCCTCTTACTGGTACCATTTGTATCCTAAGAATGTCTTTTTGTAGTTCTAATGAGCTCACCCATTTCCACTGTGATGTGATTCCACTTTTAAAACTTTCCTGCTCTGACACATCTATTATTGAGTCTCTGATAACTTATGAAAGTAGCTGCATTGCACTAGTATCCATTGTCCCTATTATTATCTCGTACACCTGCATTATTTCCACCATCATGAGGATCAGATCATCAAATGGCAGATGGAGGACCTTCTCTACCTGCTCATCTCACGCTGCCTCTGTCACTCTTTATTTTGGAACTCTTGCACTTATGTACATCAGGCCTAACACAACAAACTCTCTAGATCAGGGCCGTGTTGCTGCTGTGTTCTACACAGTTGTGATTCCTATGGTGAACCCAATGATCTATAGTTTAAGAAACAAAGATGTAAATGATTCCTTAAGAAAAGCAATGCAAAAGATACCTTTGCGAGGAAAAACACTCTAA